CTTCTTTGTCTACACCCGCCCGGGACGCTCGCTGTCGCCTGCCGCCGAGAGCTTCATACAATTTTTGCACGGGTTCGTCGAGCCGACGCAGCGCTAGCGGGCACGCTACAATGGGCGGCTTATTTTGTCGCCCACGCTACCCATGTCTCACGACACCATCGCGATCAACCGCCGGATGGACCGCTTCGACCGCCATGACAGCGTCTGGCTGTTCGGCTACGGCTCGCTGATCTTCAAGGCCGACTTCCCCTTCATTGAGCGCCGTCCCGCCAGCATCGGCAACTGGAGCCGACGTTTCTGGCAAGGCTCGCACGACCACCGCGGCACCGAAAGCGCACCCGGGCGCGTGGTGACCCTGGTACCCGAGCTCGGTGCGACCTGCCACGGCATGGCCTATCTGGTCACCCCCGAAGAATTCGCCCATCTCGACCACCGCGAGAAGAACGGCTACCTGCGCCTGGCCACCGACATCGGCTTCGAGGACGGCAGCGCCATCGAAGGCATCGTGTACATCGCCACCCACGAGAATGCGGCCTTTCTCGGAGCGGCGGACGAACGTGACATCGCACGCCAGATCGCCGGCGCGCGCGGCCCGAGCGGCCCCAATAGCGACTACCTGCTGGCGCTGGCGCAAGCCCTGCGCGAGCTCGACAAGCCAGACGCCCACGTGTTTGCGATCGAACGCCATCTCGGCGAACTGCTCGCGCAACAGCTCACTTAAACAATGATCGCCAATGATCGCCAACGATCGCCAGCGATAACCAGCGCGTGCTGGTCGCGCGCCATTACCGGAGAACATGGAATGCTAACGAAAAAGATGCTGGTAGCAGGTGCACTGGCGCTGGCGGCACTGCCGCCGATGGCCGCGCAAACCGGGGCCGCCGACGCGGCGCCGCACGGGCAGGCCCCGGCGGCACCAGCCTACGACGCCGAACTGGCCAGCTCGCTCGGGGGCAACGACCAGGGCATGCGCAAGTATGTCCTGGTGATCCTCAAGACCGGTCCGAACAAGGTCACCGACAAGGCCGAACGCGCGACGATGTTCGAGGGTCACTTTGCGAACATCAAAAAGTTGGCGGCCGAGAAGAAACTTGCCGTTGCCGGCCCCCTGGACGGCAAGGAAGGTCGTCGTGGCATCTTTATTTTGGCGACCCCGGAGTTGGCGCAGGCCAAGGCCTATGTCGACGCCGACCCGGTGATCGTCAAGGGCGAAATGGTGGCTGAATACCATGTGTTCTATAGTTCCGCGGCCTTGATGGCAGTTAACGATCTACACAACAGGATCGAAAAGAAACATTAAACGGACGCTTCCCGGGGTGGGCCGTCTTCGGCACGACGGATGGTTCCCCGCGACGGGCCTGGCGGCGCGGGATCGACCCAAACAACCGTTGCGGCGGTTTCTCAGAACAGATCGAGCTGCCCCGCCCCTTTGTTGCTTGCGTGGCGCCGCGCCGCCGGCACCAGCACCGGCTTGCAAAACTGCGAGCCGTCGAGCCGCCCGAAGCGCCCGCGCAACTGGCCCATCCCCAGTCGCGCCACCGCCCGGGTGAAGCGCTGGCGGATCAGGTCGGCCCAGATGCCCTCGCCTTGCATGCGCTTGCCGAAATCGCTGTCATAGTCTTTGCCGCCGCCCAGGTCGCGCACGCGGTTCATCACGCGCTGCGCCCGCTCAGGAAAATGGGCTCGCAGCCACTGCTGGAAAAGCGGATTGACCTCGTGCGGCAAGCGCAGCACCACGTAGTGCGCGCCGACCGCGCCGGCGTCGCGCGCCGCTTCCAGGATTTTTTCGATCTCCGGCTCGGTGACAAAGGGAATGATCGGCGCCACGCTGACGCTGACCGGGATGCCCGCGTCGGCAAGGGTGCGGATCGCGCGCAGGCGCCGCGCCGGAGCGGCTGCGCGCGGTTCGAGCGTACGTGCGATCTGCGGGTCGAGCGTGGTCAGGGTGATCGCAGCGCAGGCCTGCCCCCTTGACGCCATGGGAGCGAGCAGGTCGATGTCGCGCTCGATCAGCGCCGACTTGGTAATGAGCCCGACCGGGTGCTGGCACTGGCTGAGTACTTCGAGGACCTGGCGCGTGAGCCGCAGCGCGCGCTCGCAGGGCTGGTAAGCGTCGGTGTTGACGCCGATGGCGATGGGCTCGGGCACGTAGCCAGGCCTGGCCAGTTCGCGCCGCAACAGCTCGGCTGCGTTGACCTTGGCGACCAGACGGGATTCGAAATCGAGCCCCGGAGACAAGCCTAGAAAGCTGTGGGTCGGACGCGCGAAGCAATAAATGCAGCCGTGCTCGCAGCCCCGGTAGGGATTGAGCGACACATTGAACGGAATGTCGGGCGAGCTGTTGCGTGTCAGGATGGTCTTGGCGTGCTCTTCGGTAACAACGGTGCGGACGCTGGCCGCGATCGCTTCTTCGCGCTCCCAGCCATCGTCGAACTGTTCACGGCGATTGACCTCGTAGCGCCCTTGCATGTTTGATACCGCGCCGCGCCCCTTGTGCACCGCGAGCGGAATTGGGCCTCGGATTGGCTGCCGATCGGCATCGAGATCGGGATCGAGATCGCGAACGAGATCGACATCGGGATCGACATCGGGCATGGCGGCTCCAGTACTGTATATTTATACAGCATCCTACGCCAGCGCTGCACGAAACTCAAGTGCGCCGTGGGGGGTGCGCCACATAGGCGGCTTGCTGCTGCACGAAGCCCTCGAAGGCATCGAGTAGCGGCGCCAAACGCGCGCCCTCGCCCTCGCCCTCGCCCTCGCCCTCGCCCTCGAGCCTGGCCAGTGCCAGCGCGGCCGCTTCCAGCGACGAAAGCTGGTGCGGCGCGTGCGCCTTGCGGATGCGGTACTTCGACGGCGCCACATCCGCCAGCGCCAGCCGCGGCAATGCTTGCAGTGCAGGATTCAGGTACAGCATCTTGCGGCTCTTGCGCCAGGTCGCATCCAGTACCACCAGGCGCACCCGGCCGGCGTCGGGGGGCGCCCAGGGCGGTGGCTCGGCCAGGTTGGCATCGTCCGGCGTGGCGGGATACAGCAGCACCGGCACCCGCCTGCCCGCATGCAGCAAGGCCTCCAGCGCACCCGCCTCGAAGGCTTCGCCCACGGCCAGCACGCTGCCCGTCACGCTCAGGTGCAGCAGGCGTGCGCTGTTCTTGGCGTTGGCCACTTCCAGCGGATGCTGCAACACCAGCAGCGCCGCGCGCGTGTCGACGCGCGTGATCCAGCGGCAGATGCAGGCCGACTGCGCGCGCAGGCAGGTGGCGCAGTGCTGGCGCCGGGGTGGGTCCTTGCTCATCCGATCATTTTTCTGTCTGGTTGCCAGGTTCGCATGATAACCGTACACGAAAACGCACGCCCGCCGGCCGGGGCGTGGTCATCTTTGCACGCCGCAAAAATTTAGCTCAAGAGTTGGTTAAACGGATATTGCTCTGGACATCTCGCGTACCTAGAATCAAGTTATGCCTCACGGCAATTATTTCGAACGCTAGGTTCTTTACGCACGCAGACAGAGTCACCATGGTCCCCCGCCCTTCGCTTCGCAACATGATCGCTGCCGTCCTGGCCGCGCTTGCCATGCTTCCCTGTAGCGCCGTGCAGCACGAGTTGCAACTCGACCACCGGATGAACGAGCACATCGTCCAGGTGCCGGCCGGCGCCGAGCACCGTGCCATGCTCGAGACCACGGTGTTCCGGCCCAACGGCCCCGGCCCCTTTCCCCTCATCGTCATCAATCACGGCAAGGAGCCCGGTCGCCCCAGCCTGCAGGCGCGCGACCGCTTCTATCACATGGCCAGGGCCTTCGTGAAACGCGGCTACGCGGTGATGGTGCCGATGCGCCAGGGTTTTGCCAATTCGACCGGCCGCTACCGTGACCATGGCTGCAACATGACAGCCAACGGCTATACCCAGGCCGACGACATTGCGTCCACCCTCGCCTATGCGCGCCGCCAGCCATGGGTTGACGCGCAGCGCATCGTGGTGGCCGGCCAGTCTTATGGCGGCCTGGCGACGATCGCCCTGGGCGCCCGCGAACTGCAGGGCGTGCGTGGCCTGATCAACTTCGCCGGTGGCCTGCGCGACGACAGCAATCGCTGCGCCTGGCGTTCGGCGCTGGTAACGGCGTTCGCCGACTACGGCGCCAAGGCCACGCTGCCATCCTTGTGGATCTATGGCGCCAACGATTCGCTGTTCGGCCCCGCACTGGCGCAGCGCATGCACGCCGCCTTCGAGCAGGCAGGAGGGCGCGGGCGTCTGGTCGAACTGGCCGCCTTCAAGCGCGATTCGCACGGCATGCTCGCCAGCCGTGACGGCGAGAAGGCATGGCTGGCCGACACCCTGCAGTTCCTGCAGCAGGTCGGCATGCCGACCGAGGTCCTGCATGAAGTGCCGCCGCCGCCGAGCCCTACCCGCACCGACTATGCCAGGATCGACGACATCGACGCCGTGCCTTTCCTGTCGGAGAACGGCCGTCGTGCCTACCAGGAATATCTCGGCAAGATGACGCCGCGCGCGTTCGCGCTTTCGCCAAGCGGTGCCTGGACCTGGGCCGAAGAAGGCGAAGACCCGGATGGCCGCGCGCTGGCCACCTGCACCGCCAAGAGCACCGAACCTTGCCGCCTGTATTCGGTCGACGACTACGTAGTGTGGAGCGGCGAGCGCCTCGACCAGGCCGAGAAAGCGGCCGTCACGGCCGCCGTGACGCCGGTGCCGACACCGGATACGGCCGGCTCGGCGGCGAGCACGTCGATCGGCGGCAACAAGGCCACCCATTAAGCTGCGCGCAGGGTGGGCGGCAGCACCCACGTTTGCGATGCAGCGCAAACTGTCCATCTTGCGCAACTCCGACAATGGCCTTGAGCCATCCACGGAGATTTGCATGTCCCGCATCGCCCAAGCCTTGACCGCGCTGGCCGCGCTGGCCACATTCGGCGCCGGCGCGCCGGCCGCCGCGCAGAACAACTATCCGGTGATCCTGGTCCACGGTTTCCTTGGCTTCGGCCCCGACACCTTCCAGCACAGCGGCTTTAATTACTGGGGCGGCTACGGCGACATTGCCTCGCACCTGCAGGTCTACCGCGGCCCGCGCACGGTGTTTGCGGCGGTGGTCGGGCCGGTCAGTTCGAACTGGGACCGCGCGGCCGACCTGTATGCGCAGATCAAGGGTGGCTGTGTCGACTACGGCGCGGACCACGTGCGCCGGCACGGCAATCCGGGCCAGCAGCGGGCCCCGGCCGGAAAATGCTGGGCCGCCGACCCCAGGAACAATCCGCAAGGCTATCCGCTGGCGCTGTATCCGGCCTGGGACGCCCGGCACCCGATCCACCTGATCGGCCACAGCCAGGGTGGCACCACGATCCGCGCACTGGTCGAGCTGCTCGAGCATGGCTCGCCGCATGACGAAGGCGGCCACCCGCTGTATGCCGGCGGCAAAGTGGGCTGGGTACGCAGCGTGACCACGATCTCGGCGCCGCACAACGGCACCACCTATGCCGACGCCGTCGTGAGCGCCGCGCCGCTGCTGCGCACGCCGCTGCACGGGGCCTTGCAGCACCGCTGGGCGCAGTGGGAACTCTCGCCCGATGGCGCGCGCGCCTTCAACCTGTGGGCGCGCACCTCGCCGCACATCTATTACTACTCGGTCGGCACCGTCGCGACCGAAGCTGGCAGCTGGTGCTGCAACGGCACCGACCGCGCGCTCGCACCGGTGCAAACGCCGTACCACCAGTATCCGCGCCAGGACATGATCGCCGCTTTCAAGGCCACCGCCGGAGAATGGATCGTGCCTTCGGCCTTCCAGTACGGCCTGGGCGGCTACACGCAGGCGGCCCGGGGTCGGGTGCGAATCGACAGCGACTGGTTCGCCAACGATGGCGTGGTCAATACCGTGAGCATGCGCGCGCCGCAGGGGCACCCGGTGCGCGACTACGACGGCACCTCGCTCAAGGGAACATGGAATTTCCTTGGAAACTACAAGGGCTACGACCACTTCGACATCCTCAACTGGCCCAACCCCGGGCCGTCGGCCAATGCGCTGTATGAGCAGGTAAGCGATATTATTTTTGGTTTGTAAGGGCACTGGCCGGACGTCCTGGCGCCGACAGGATGCGAACACCGCTAACATGTCGCCACGCAACAATATCGTCATCTCGCGTCACGTAAATTTCCGGGATAATAGAGCGCAAGCGACAATGCCGCTGCTGAATTTGCCGGATTTGACGCTACAATATCCGACCGTAGCGTGCGCATCTATTTTTCTGACCATGACCCAGGCTTCTTCCGACATCTTCGACCTCAGCGCGTGCGCGGACGAACCGATCCGTACACCGGGAAGCATCCAGCCGCATGGCTTCCTGCTGACGCTGGCGCCTGCCCCGGACTTTACGGTATTGCAGGCCAGTGCCAATCTCGGGCACTGGACCGGCCTGTCGGTCAGCGACGCGCTCGGCCAGCCGCTCGCGCAGGTGGTGGGCGAGGCCACCGCAGCCCGCCTCGCCTCGCACCTGGCCGCCGGCAAGCTGGCCGCGCGGCCTGCCTATATCGGCAGCGTCGATGTCGCCAGCGGCGCCCATGTCGATGTGCTGGCCCATGCCTGGGACGGCCTGGTCATCCTCGAGTTCGAGAACGTCGTGCGCGAGGGCGCGGCCGATTTCCGCCACCTGTATCCCCTGATCGGCGACTTCCTGCTCAACGTGAACGGCTTGGCCTCGATTCCGGTGCTATCCGACCTGGCCGCGCGCCATGTGCGCGCCGTGACTGGCTATGGCCGCGTCGTGGTCTACCAGTTCGACCCCGACGGCCACGGCCACGTGGTGGCCGAATCGAAAGAAGACAGCTACGAGTCTTACCTGGGCCAGCACTTTCCTGCCAGCGACATCCCGGCGCAGGCGCGCGCGCTGTACCTGCGCTCGCCGATCCGCGTGATCCAGGATGCGAACTACACCGCCGCTCCCCTGGTGCCGGAGCTGAACCCGGCGACTGGGGCGCGCAACGACCTGTCGTTTGCGGCGCTGCGCAGCGTCTCGCCAGTGCACCTGCAGTACATGCGCAACATGGGCACGCTGGCGTCGATGTCGGTCTCGCTCATCGTCAAGGGCAAGCTATGGGGCCTGATTTCCTGCCACAACGCCACGCCACGCCCGGTTCCGGTCGAGGAGCGCACCGCCTGCGAGCAGCTGGGCCAGATCCTGGCGCTGTGCATCGAGTCGCGCGAGGACGCCGCCGAACTGCAGTTTCGCCTCGAGGTGCGCCGCATCATGGTCGAACTGCTCGGCCACCTGACCAAGGGCGCCGACTTTTTGGAGAACATGGAGTCGGTGTTTCCTGAACTGCTGCGCTTCGGGCGCGCCGGCGGCGTCGCCATCGTGGTCGACGACCGGGTGCTGACCTATGGCGACACGCCCGACGAGACCGCGATTCGCGCCCTGGTGGCGTGGCTTGCCATGCAGGGCAATGCCGGGGTGTTCCACACCGACCACCTGATGGGCGCCTGGCCGGCGGCAGCTGGCATGGTTCGCAATGCCAGCGGCCTGCTGGCGCTGCCGATCTCGCGCATCCACCAGCACTACCTGCTGTGGTTCCGTCCCGAGGTGGTGCAGAGCATCGAGTGGGCCGGCAACCCGTACCAGAAAGAAGCGTCGACGCTCAACAGTGTCGTCCAGCCGCTGACGCCGCGCCAGAGCTTCCAGTCGTGGCGCGAGACCATCCATGGCCGCAGCCTGCCCTGGCATGTCGCCGAAGTCGAACTGACCGAGGAGTTTCGCGGCGCGCTGCTGGGCATTGCGCTGGAGCGTGCCGAACAGATGGCCGAACTGGCCGAGGAACTGGGCCGCGCCAACAAGGAGCTCGAAGCGTTCTCGTATTCGGTCTCGCACGACCTGCGTGCGCCGCTGCGCCACATCGTTGGATTCTCCGACCTCCTGATCGAATCGGACGGCGTCGAAGACCCGCAGCGGCGCCAGCGCTTCCTGAAGAACATCAAGGAATCGGCGCGCCTGGCCGGCAAGCTAGTCGACGACCTGCTGTCGTTCTCGCAGATGGGCCGCGCCGCGTTGCGCCCGACCCGGGTCGACATGAACGACCTGATGGCGGGCTGCATCGACAAGCTCGGCACCGAGATGGCGGGCCGCAAGGTTGACTGGCACATCGAGCCGCTGCCCGTGGTCTGCGCCGACCCGACCTTCCTGAACCTGGCGGTGTTCAACCTGCTCTCGAACGCGGTGAAATTCACTGGCGCGCGCGAACAGGCCGTGATCACCATTACCTCGGAAGAGAGCAGCGCTGAAACCGTGTTCCACATCGCCGACAACGGCGCCGGCTTCAACATGGACTACGTGCACAAGCTGTTCGGCGTATTCCAGCGCTTGCACCGGATGGAAGACTTCCAGGGCACCGGCATTGGCCTGGCCAATGTGCGCCGCATCATCGAGCGCCATGGCGGACGGGTCTGGGCCGCATCGGTGCAGGGTGAAGGCGCGACCTTCTCGTTCAGCATTCCCAAACATCCTCTCCCCGAAGGCGCATGATGCTCAAGCCGATTCTTCTTGTCGAAGACAACCCGCACGATCTGGAACTGACGCTGATCGCGCTGTCAAAGAGCCAGCTGGCCAACGAAGTGGTAGTCATGCGTGACGGCGCCGAGGCGCTCGACTACCTGTACCGCCGCGGCGAATTCGCCGGGCGCGCGGTCGGCAACCCGGCCGTCATCCTGCTCGACCTGAAACTGCCAAAAGTGGACGGGCTCGAAGTGCTGAAAGAAATACGCCAGGGCGAGGCGCTCAAGAGCGTTCCGGTGGTGATGCTGACTTCGTCGAAGGAAGAACAGGACGTCGTGCGCAGCTACGAGCTGGGCGTGAACGCCTATGTAGTCAAGCCGGTCGATTTTACGGAGTTCTTGCGCGCCATCGCCGACCTGGGCATTTTCTGGGCGGTCCTGAACGAACCGCCTCCCGGTTCGCGCCGTTACATCAAGCCCAAGTGAGCACCTTCGCCTGACGCGGCGGTCGCGCAGGCGTCCTGGGTCCGGCGCGAACCACGCAACAGATGGCGGATGCGTGCGCCGAGCACGTCCGGGTGATAGGGCTTCTGCAGCAGGTGCACCGACGCGTCGACCTTGCCCTCGTGCGACAGCACGCCCTCGGCATAGCCCGAGGTGTACAGCAGCTTTGCCTCTGGCAGGCGCTTGCGCACCACGTCGCCCAGCTGCAGGCTGGTGACAGGGCCCGGCATGATCACGTCGGAGAACACCAGGTCGACGTGGCGGCCGCTCTCGATGATCTCTACCGCCACTGCCGCGTCGGGCGCCTCCAGCACCTCGTAACCCAGCGCCGCCAGGATCGCGGCGGTTGAATCGCGCACGGCGTCTTCGTCCTCGACCACCAGGATCGTTTCGAGGCCGCCCGCCAGCGGCAGCGTGTGCACCGGTTCCAGGACGGTCGGCGCCGCGTCGCCTCGCGGCAGGTAGATGCGCACGCTGGTGCCGCTCCCGATCTCGCTGCGCAGCACGATCTCGCCGCCCGACTGCTTGACGAAGCCGTAGGCCATCGACAGCCCCAGCCCGGTGCCCTGGCCGGTCGGTTTGGTGGTAAAGAACGGCTCGAAAGCGCGCAGCAGCACCTCACGCGGCATACCCTTGCCGGTATCGGCTACCTCGAGCATGACGTAGTCGCCCGGCGACACCTCGGACGGAAGCTCGGAGCCAGGACCGGCATTGCGCGCGCGAATAGTCAGCGTTCCCTGCCCACCCATGGCGTCGCGCGCATTGATGGCCAGGTTCAGCAATACATTATTGAGCTGGTCCGGGTCCACCGTGGTGGTGCCCAGGCCCGGCTCGATCTCGGTGACCACGCACGCGTTCGGCCCCAGTACGCGCCGCATCATGTCGTCCATATCGCGCAGCAGGTGGCCAGGATCGATCACCACCGATTGCAGCGGCTGGCGCCGCGCAAATGCCAGCAGGTGCGCAGCGAGCTTGGCGCCACGCTCGACGCCAGTCAGTGCCATGTCGATCCGGGAGCGGGCGCTGTCGTTCAGGTTGCCCACCAACTTGAGCAGCTGCAAATTGCCACCGATGACCTGCAGCACGTTGTTGAAATCGTGGGCGACACCACCGGTTAGCTGACCGATCGCTTCCATCTTCTGCGCCTGGTGCAGCGCCGACTGGCTTGCCGCCAGCTGTTCCTGGCTCACGCGCAACGAAGCAAAGGCGGCGTCGCGCTGGCGCAGGGCGATGTAGGCGCCACTGTGATAGCGCACGCGCGCAACCAGTTCACGCGGGTCTGGCCACTTGACCAGGTAATCGTTGGCGCCCACGGCAAACGCGCGCGCCT
Above is a genomic segment from Massilia sp. H6 containing:
- a CDS encoding gamma-glutamylcyclotransferase → MSHDTIAINRRMDRFDRHDSVWLFGYGSLIFKADFPFIERRPASIGNWSRRFWQGSHDHRGTESAPGRVVTLVPELGATCHGMAYLVTPEEFAHLDHREKNGYLRLATDIGFEDGSAIEGIVYIATHENAAFLGAADERDIARQIAGARGPSGPNSDYLLALAQALRELDKPDAHVFAIERHLGELLAQQLT
- a CDS encoding YciI family protein yields the protein MLTKKMLVAGALALAALPPMAAQTGAADAAPHGQAPAAPAYDAELASSLGGNDQGMRKYVLVILKTGPNKVTDKAERATMFEGHFANIKKLAAEKKLAVAGPLDGKEGRRGIFILATPELAQAKAYVDADPVIVKGEMVAEYHVFYSSAALMAVNDLHNRIEKKH
- a CDS encoding PA0069 family radical SAM protein, coding for MPDVDPDVDLVRDLDPDLDADRQPIRGPIPLAVHKGRGAVSNMQGRYEVNRREQFDDGWEREEAIAASVRTVVTEEHAKTILTRNSSPDIPFNVSLNPYRGCEHGCIYCFARPTHSFLGLSPGLDFESRLVAKVNAAELLRRELARPGYVPEPIAIGVNTDAYQPCERALRLTRQVLEVLSQCQHPVGLITKSALIERDIDLLAPMASRGQACAAITLTTLDPQIARTLEPRAAAPARRLRAIRTLADAGIPVSVSVAPIIPFVTEPEIEKILEAARDAGAVGAHYVVLRLPHEVNPLFQQWLRAHFPERAQRVMNRVRDLGGGKDYDSDFGKRMQGEGIWADLIRQRFTRAVARLGMGQLRGRFGRLDGSQFCKPVLVPAARRHASNKGAGQLDLF
- a CDS encoding tRNA-uridine aminocarboxypropyltransferase; translated protein: MSKDPPRRQHCATCLRAQSACICRWITRVDTRAALLVLQHPLEVANAKNSARLLHLSVTGSVLAVGEAFEAGALEALLHAGRRVPVLLYPATPDDANLAEPPPWAPPDAGRVRLVVLDATWRKSRKMLYLNPALQALPRLALADVAPSKYRIRKAHAPHQLSSLEAAALALARLEGEGEGEGEGEGARLAPLLDAFEGFVQQQAAYVAHPPRRT
- a CDS encoding dienelactone hydrolase family protein, which codes for MIAAVLAALAMLPCSAVQHELQLDHRMNEHIVQVPAGAEHRAMLETTVFRPNGPGPFPLIVINHGKEPGRPSLQARDRFYHMARAFVKRGYAVMVPMRQGFANSTGRYRDHGCNMTANGYTQADDIASTLAYARRQPWVDAQRIVVAGQSYGGLATIALGARELQGVRGLINFAGGLRDDSNRCAWRSALVTAFADYGAKATLPSLWIYGANDSLFGPALAQRMHAAFEQAGGRGRLVELAAFKRDSHGMLASRDGEKAWLADTLQFLQQVGMPTEVLHEVPPPPSPTRTDYARIDDIDAVPFLSENGRRAYQEYLGKMTPRAFALSPSGAWTWAEEGEDPDGRALATCTAKSTEPCRLYSVDDYVVWSGERLDQAEKAAVTAAVTPVPTPDTAGSAASTSIGGNKATH
- a CDS encoding triacylglycerol lipase; the protein is MSRIAQALTALAALATFGAGAPAAAQNNYPVILVHGFLGFGPDTFQHSGFNYWGGYGDIASHLQVYRGPRTVFAAVVGPVSSNWDRAADLYAQIKGGCVDYGADHVRRHGNPGQQRAPAGKCWAADPRNNPQGYPLALYPAWDARHPIHLIGHSQGGTTIRALVELLEHGSPHDEGGHPLYAGGKVGWVRSVTTISAPHNGTTYADAVVSAAPLLRTPLHGALQHRWAQWELSPDGARAFNLWARTSPHIYYYSVGTVATEAGSWCCNGTDRALAPVQTPYHQYPRQDMIAAFKATAGEWIVPSAFQYGLGGYTQAARGRVRIDSDWFANDGVVNTVSMRAPQGHPVRDYDGTSLKGTWNFLGNYKGYDHFDILNWPNPGPSANALYEQVSDIIFGL
- a CDS encoding ATP-binding protein, with protein sequence MTQASSDIFDLSACADEPIRTPGSIQPHGFLLTLAPAPDFTVLQASANLGHWTGLSVSDALGQPLAQVVGEATAARLASHLAAGKLAARPAYIGSVDVASGAHVDVLAHAWDGLVILEFENVVREGAADFRHLYPLIGDFLLNVNGLASIPVLSDLAARHVRAVTGYGRVVVYQFDPDGHGHVVAESKEDSYESYLGQHFPASDIPAQARALYLRSPIRVIQDANYTAAPLVPELNPATGARNDLSFAALRSVSPVHLQYMRNMGTLASMSVSLIVKGKLWGLISCHNATPRPVPVEERTACEQLGQILALCIESREDAAELQFRLEVRRIMVELLGHLTKGADFLENMESVFPELLRFGRAGGVAIVVDDRVLTYGDTPDETAIRALVAWLAMQGNAGVFHTDHLMGAWPAAAGMVRNASGLLALPISRIHQHYLLWFRPEVVQSIEWAGNPYQKEASTLNSVVQPLTPRQSFQSWRETIHGRSLPWHVAEVELTEEFRGALLGIALERAEQMAELAEELGRANKELEAFSYSVSHDLRAPLRHIVGFSDLLIESDGVEDPQRRQRFLKNIKESARLAGKLVDDLLSFSQMGRAALRPTRVDMNDLMAGCIDKLGTEMAGRKVDWHIEPLPVVCADPTFLNLAVFNLLSNAVKFTGAREQAVITITSEESSAETVFHIADNGAGFNMDYVHKLFGVFQRLHRMEDFQGTGIGLANVRRIIERHGGRVWAASVQGEGATFSFSIPKHPLPEGA
- a CDS encoding response regulator; the protein is MLKPILLVEDNPHDLELTLIALSKSQLANEVVVMRDGAEALDYLYRRGEFAGRAVGNPAVILLDLKLPKVDGLEVLKEIRQGEALKSVPVVMLTSSKEEQDVVRSYELGVNAYVVKPVDFTEFLRAIADLGIFWAVLNEPPPGSRRYIKPK
- a CDS encoding response regulator; the encoded protein is MIDDRPDCSVLLIDDEPFAQDIIAHGLAGCVAHSLCYESSAARAVEVARDVRATVVLVDLRMPGLDGFEVTAMLRADPETADIPVIVLSSEDDADIKARAFAVGANDYLVKWPDPRELVARVRYHSGAYIALRQRDAAFASLRVSQEQLAASQSALHQAQKMEAIGQLTGGVAHDFNNVLQVIGGNLQLLKLVGNLNDSARSRIDMALTGVERGAKLAAHLLAFARRQPLQSVVIDPGHLLRDMDDMMRRVLGPNACVVTEIEPGLGTTTVDPDQLNNVLLNLAINARDAMGGQGTLTIRARNAGPGSELPSEVSPGDYVMLEVADTGKGMPREVLLRAFEPFFTTKPTGQGTGLGLSMAYGFVKQSGGEIVLRSEIGSGTSVRIYLPRGDAAPTVLEPVHTLPLAGGLETILVVEDEDAVRDSTAAILAALGYEVLEAPDAAVAVEIIESGRHVDLVFSDVIMPGPVTSLQLGDVVRKRLPEAKLLYTSGYAEGVLSHEGKVDASVHLLQKPYHPDVLGARIRHLLRGSRRTQDACATAASGEGAHLGLM